From one Lemur catta isolate mLemCat1 chromosome 5, mLemCat1.pri, whole genome shotgun sequence genomic stretch:
- the NHLRC1 gene encoding E3 ubiquitin-protein ligase NHLRC1, protein MAGRAGSAGGPAMGAEAPGSGPELRELVREAETSLLECKVCFERFGHRQQRRPRNLPCGHVVCLACVAALAHPRTLALECPFCRRACRGCDTSDCLPVLHLLELLGSALRPSPAAPRTAPCAPGTLTCHHAFGGWGTLVNPTGLALCPKTGRVVVVHDGKRRVKIFDSGGGCAHQFGEKGDAAQDIRYPLDVTVTNDCHVVVTDAGDRSIKVFDFFGQIKLVITGEFSLPWAVETTPQNGVVVTDAEAGSLHLLEVDFAEGVLRRTERLQAHLCNPRGVAVSWLTGAIAVLEHPLALGIGACSTTVKVFSSSMQLIGQVDTFGLSLFFPSKITASAVTFDHQGNVIIADTSGPAILCLGKPEEFPVLKPMVTHGLSHPVALTFTKENSLLVLDTASHSIKVYKADWG, encoded by the coding sequence ATGGCCGGGAGGGCCGGGAGCGCCGGGGGCCCCGCCATGGGAGCCGAGGCCCCGGGGAGCGGGCCGGAGCTGCGGGAGCTGGTGCGCGAGGCCGAGACCAGCCTGCTCGAGTGCAAGGTGTGCTTTGAGAGGTTCGGCCACCGCCAGCAGCGGCGCCCGCGCAACCTGCCCTGCGGCCACGTGGTCTGCCTGGCCTGCGTGGCCGCCCTGGCGCACCCGCGGACGCTCGCCCTCGAGTGCCCCTTCTGCCGGCGAGCCTGCCGGGGCTGCGACACCAGCGACTGCCTGCCGGTGCTGCACCTCCTGGAGCTCCTGGGCTCCGCGCTTCGCCCGTCTCCGGCCGCCCCCCGCACCGCCCCCTGCGCTCCCGGGACCCTCACCTGCCACCACGCCTTCGGCGGCTGGGGGACCCTGGTCAACCCCACCGGGCTGGCGCTGTGTCCCAAGACAGGGCGGGTCGTGGTGGTGCACGACGGCAAGAGGCGGGTCAAGATCTTTGACTCCGGGGGAGGATGTGCGCATCAGTTTGGAGAGAAGGGGGACGCTGCCCAAGACATTAGGTACCCACTGGATGTCACCGTCACCAACGACTGCCATGTGGTTGTCACTGACGCCGGCGATCGTTCCATCaaagtgtttgatttttttggcCAGATAAAGCTCGTCATTACAGGCGAATTCTCCTTACCTTGGGCTGTAGAGACCACCCCTCAGAATGGGGTCGTGGTGACTGATGCGGAGGCAGGGTCCCTGCATCTCCTGGAAGTCGACTTCGCGGAAGGGGTCCTGCGGAGAACGGAACGGTTGCAAGCTCATCTGTGCAACCCCCGAGGGGTGGCCGTGTCTTGGCTCACCGGGGCCATTGCAGTCCTAGAGCACCCCCTGGCCCTGGGGATTGGGGCCTGCAGCACCACGGTGAAGGTGTTTAGCTCAAGTATGCAGCTCATCGGCCAGGTGGATACTTTTGGGCTGAGCCTCTTCTTTCCCTCCAAAATAACTGCCTCTGCCGTGACCTTTGATCACCAGGGGAATGTGATTATTGCAGATACCTCTGGTCCAGCTATCCTTTGCTTGGGAAAACCTGAGGAGTTTCCAGTCCTGAAGCCTATGGTCACTCATGGTCTCTCCCATCCTGTGGCACTGACCTTCACCAAGGAGAATTCCCTCCTTGTGCTGGACACAGCGTCCCATTCTATAAAAGTCTATAAGGCTGACTGGGGGTGA